One genomic region from Thermoanaerobaculia bacterium encodes:
- a CDS encoding DUF2191 domain-containing protein, with amino-acid sequence MAGSMKTTFDLPDTLLEEARRVAAARATTVKALVEAGLRRELRERARSTPFALRDASFEGRGLRPEMESASWDRLRELAYGARGGGREE; translated from the coding sequence ATTGCTGGCAGTATGAAGACGACCTTCGACCTTCCCGACACCCTGCTGGAAGAGGCGCGACGGGTTGCCGCAGCTCGCGCCACGACGGTCAAGGCGCTGGTCGAAGCCGGACTCCGCCGTGAGCTGCGCGAACGGGCTCGCTCCACTCCTTTCGCGCTTCGCGACGCGAGCTTCGAAGGCCGCGGCCTGCGGCCGGAGATGGAGAGCGCCTCCTGGGACCGACTGCGCGAGCTGGCGTACGGCGCTCGCGGCGGCGGCCGCGAAGAGTGA
- a CDS encoding PIN domain-containing protein, producing MIALDTNLLVYAHRADSPWHRPAKRRVRDLATGRTAWALPWPCLHEFLAIVTHPRIYDPPTPLAQAIDQVNAWLESPSLVLLQEGHDHWEVLATLLIRGKIAGPQVHDARVAALCLSHGVSELWSADRDFGRFRDLPVRNPLLDPEAD from the coding sequence GTGATCGCCCTCGATACCAATCTCCTGGTCTACGCCCACCGCGCCGATTCTCCCTGGCATCGACCGGCAAAGAGGCGGGTGCGCGACCTCGCCACCGGGCGAACCGCCTGGGCCCTGCCGTGGCCCTGCCTGCACGAGTTTCTCGCCATCGTGACTCACCCGCGCATCTACGATCCGCCCACCCCGCTCGCCCAGGCGATCGACCAGGTGAACGCCTGGCTGGAATCGCCGAGTCTCGTGCTGCTCCAGGAAGGGCACGATCACTGGGAGGTCCTCGCCACGCTCCTCATCCGCGGCAAGATCGCCGGCCCACAGGTCCACGACGCCCGCGTCGCCGCCCTCTGCCTCTCGCACGGCGTCAGCGAGCTCTGGAGCGCCGACCGCGATTTCGGCCGCTTCCGCGATCTGCCCGTGCGTAATCCGCTGCTCGATCCCGAAGCCGACTGA
- a CDS encoding serine/threonine-protein kinase, which yields MIGQRLGSYEITAKLGEGGMGEVYRATDSRLRREVAIKVLPAAFTQDRERLARFEREAQLLAQLNHPNIAQIYGLETSGATHALVMELVPGPTLAERLESGPLSPTESLSFALQIAQALEEAHDKGIVHRDLKPQNIKASSEGRAKVLDFGLAKAMDATGSGSSAADFARSPTILNSPTLTAVHGTQLGVILGTAAYMAPEQARGAAVDKRADIWAFGVVLYEMLTGRSLFAGPTVSDTLAGVLKSEIDWRALPAGTPVAIRSLLRRCLERNAKNRLHDIADARIVLDEVLGGGPEEVLPLAAEARPAARTRGWTWGLAAGALGVGLGLGALAFRAAAPPEVATQGAAVHAEFEIATPLATTMVSGLALSSDGRQLAFVARGKDGRTALWVRALGSTEAKELPGTVDARFPFWSPDGRRLGFFAQRRLKVIDLLGGSPRVVAETGSTQDARGGAWSADDRIVFAPTFTGTLFVIPASGGEAVPASRIPAGTDIGTQRFPSFLPDGERFLFFASTGTGIEPGTAYLGRLGSLEAKRLGPVTSSAFYAAPGFLIFVQGDALVAQRFDDGKEELVGDTLSLGVSLPGSVSVSGQRSLAVSANGVLAYRADKRNGTRLVWVDRRGVESGQLNDDDRNWHYAPVLSPDGKRVAVSYYEVGATSGGIWIHDLARRYSTRLTNGESGDDTLPVWSPDGRELAFGRVGPAGTSGIYRMDVGRPGSESRWFSDDGFLAPSAWLTDGTGLLEQRFDASGRGSIWWRSLATQAPPKLLGSEQASEWGAVATLDGRWIAYASDATGRMEVYVRRLDEPSNSPVRVSIDGGVSPAWRGDGRELFYVDDGGRIVAVPFEPSDPPQIGVGVPLFQGGLEEAADRQFDVTADGQRFLLNRNFASPGEPIRVVLGWRERLQQGPQR from the coding sequence TTGATCGGACAACGGCTCGGTTCCTACGAGATCACCGCCAAGCTCGGCGAAGGCGGCATGGGGGAGGTCTACCGTGCGACCGATTCGCGCCTCAGGCGCGAGGTGGCGATCAAGGTCCTGCCGGCGGCGTTCACGCAAGACAGGGAGCGCCTCGCGAGGTTCGAACGCGAAGCGCAGCTCCTCGCCCAGCTCAACCATCCCAACATCGCACAGATCTACGGATTGGAGACCAGCGGCGCGACGCACGCTCTCGTTATGGAGCTCGTCCCCGGCCCGACGCTCGCCGAACGCCTCGAATCCGGGCCTCTTTCCCCTACTGAGAGCCTTTCCTTCGCGCTGCAGATCGCGCAGGCGCTCGAAGAGGCCCACGACAAGGGGATCGTGCATCGCGATCTCAAGCCCCAGAACATCAAGGCTTCCAGTGAAGGAAGGGCCAAGGTCCTCGACTTCGGCCTGGCCAAAGCAATGGATGCGACGGGCTCCGGATCATCGGCCGCCGATTTCGCGCGCTCTCCCACGATCCTGAATTCGCCGACCCTCACCGCGGTGCACGGCACCCAGCTCGGAGTGATCCTGGGTACCGCGGCGTACATGGCTCCCGAGCAGGCACGCGGCGCCGCGGTCGACAAGCGGGCCGACATCTGGGCCTTCGGTGTGGTGCTGTACGAGATGCTCACCGGCCGCTCGCTCTTCGCCGGGCCCACGGTCTCCGACACCCTCGCCGGCGTGCTCAAGAGCGAGATCGACTGGCGGGCGCTGCCCGCCGGGACTCCGGTCGCCATTCGCAGCCTCTTGCGCCGCTGCCTCGAGCGCAACGCGAAGAACCGCCTGCACGACATCGCCGACGCGCGCATCGTGCTCGACGAGGTGCTCGGCGGCGGACCCGAGGAGGTGCTGCCACTCGCGGCAGAAGCGAGACCGGCCGCCCGGACGCGCGGCTGGACGTGGGGGCTGGCGGCCGGGGCGCTCGGCGTCGGCCTCGGACTCGGCGCGCTCGCCTTCCGCGCCGCCGCGCCTCCGGAGGTCGCGACGCAGGGCGCCGCGGTGCATGCCGAGTTCGAGATCGCCACGCCCCTCGCGACGACGATGGTGAGCGGGCTCGCGCTGTCGTCGGACGGACGTCAGCTCGCCTTCGTGGCGCGCGGCAAAGACGGGCGCACGGCGCTCTGGGTGAGGGCGCTCGGCTCGACCGAGGCGAAGGAGCTGCCGGGGACAGTCGACGCACGTTTTCCGTTCTGGTCGCCCGACGGTCGCCGGCTCGGCTTCTTCGCGCAGCGCCGGCTCAAGGTGATCGATCTCCTCGGCGGCTCGCCGCGCGTCGTCGCCGAGACGGGTTCGACGCAGGACGCCCGTGGCGGGGCGTGGAGCGCGGACGATCGAATCGTGTTCGCGCCGACCTTCACCGGGACGCTCTTCGTCATCCCGGCGTCCGGCGGCGAGGCCGTGCCGGCGTCGCGGATTCCCGCCGGAACCGATATCGGTACGCAGCGCTTCCCGAGCTTTCTCCCCGACGGCGAGCGCTTCCTCTTCTTCGCCTCGACAGGCACCGGGATCGAACCGGGCACGGCCTATCTCGGGCGGCTCGGTTCGCTCGAGGCGAAGAGGCTCGGCCCGGTGACATCCTCCGCGTTCTACGCCGCTCCGGGCTTCCTCATCTTCGTCCAGGGCGATGCACTGGTCGCGCAACGCTTCGATGACGGGAAGGAAGAGCTCGTCGGCGATACCCTCAGCCTGGGCGTTTCCCTCCCAGGCAGCGTCAGTGTCTCCGGCCAGCGGTCTCTCGCCGTCTCGGCGAACGGCGTCCTCGCCTATCGGGCGGACAAGCGCAACGGCACGCGCCTCGTCTGGGTCGACCGCCGGGGTGTGGAGTCGGGACAGCTGAACGATGACGACCGGAACTGGCACTACGCACCGGTCCTCTCTCCCGACGGCAAGAGGGTCGCGGTCTCCTACTACGAAGTCGGCGCCACCAGCGGCGGAATCTGGATCCACGATCTGGCGCGGCGCTATTCGACGCGGCTCACCAACGGCGAGTCCGGCGACGACACGCTGCCGGTCTGGTCGCCCGACGGACGTGAGCTCGCCTTCGGGCGAGTCGGACCCGCCGGGACGAGCGGCATCTATCGCATGGACGTAGGGCGGCCGGGCAGCGAGAGCCGGTGGTTTTCCGACGACGGTTTCCTGGCGCCCAGCGCCTGGCTGACCGACGGGACCGGACTGCTCGAGCAGCGCTTCGATGCCTCGGGCAGGGGTTCGATCTGGTGGCGGTCGTTGGCGACGCAGGCGCCCCCGAAACTCCTCGGCTCCGAGCAGGCGTCGGAGTGGGGCGCGGTCGCTACGCTCGACGGGCGTTGGATCGCCTATGCGTCGGACGCCACGGGGCGCATGGAGGTCTACGTCCGCCGGCTCGACGAACCCTCCAATTCGCCCGTTCGGGTCTCCATCGACGGTGGCGTGTCCCCGGCCTGGCGCGGCGACGGCCGGGAGCTCTTCTACGTCGACGACGGCGGGCGCATCGTCGCCGTCCCGTTCGAGCCCTCGGATCCACCGCAGATCGGAGTGGGCGTGCCGCTCTTCCAGGGCGGACTCGAAGAGGCGGCGGACCGCCAGTTCGACGTCACCGCCGACGGCCAACGCTTCCTGCTGAACCGGAACTTCGCTTCCCCGGGAGAACCGATCCGGGTCGTTCTCGGGTGGCGCGAGCGGCTGCAGCAGGGCCCACAGCGATGA
- a CDS encoding CopG family transcriptional regulator: MKRTTIYFDPELEALLKAETLRRNQPMAELIREAVREYLVRTRPDLPPGAGEFSSGHSDTADRSEEILAATGFGVSH, from the coding sequence GTGAAGCGAACGACGATCTACTTCGATCCCGAGCTCGAGGCGCTTCTGAAGGCGGAGACGCTGCGCCGCAATCAACCGATGGCGGAGCTGATTCGCGAGGCTGTGAGGGAGTACCTCGTTCGCACCCGTCCGGACCTTCCGCCGGGGGCGGGTGAGTTTTCGAGCGGCCACTCCGACACCGCGGACCGGAGCGAGGAGATCCTCGCCGCAACCGGCTTCGGCGTGAGTCACTGA
- a CDS encoding PIN domain-containing protein encodes MAVLLDSGILYAYYDRSDRWHRAAVGLITAELGGLLLPSPVVPEVDHLLGTRLGRAARQQFYRGLVEASFLLVDLPQERVGRIRELDEQFAELDLGFVDSALVALSESTGVKRIATSDRRHFEPLARKFDLTLVPAPPESQARE; translated from the coding sequence GTGGCGGTTCTCCTCGACAGCGGAATTCTCTACGCCTACTACGACCGAAGCGACCGCTGGCACCGAGCGGCCGTCGGGTTGATCACTGCCGAGCTCGGCGGTCTCCTCCTGCCCTCGCCGGTCGTGCCGGAAGTCGATCACCTGCTCGGAACCCGACTGGGTCGAGCCGCGCGGCAGCAGTTCTACCGCGGGCTCGTCGAAGCGAGCTTCCTGCTGGTCGATCTCCCGCAGGAGCGCGTGGGCCGCATCCGCGAGCTCGACGAACAGTTCGCCGAGCTCGATCTGGGCTTCGTCGACAGCGCACTCGTGGCTCTCTCCGAGTCGACCGGAGTGAAACGCATCGCAACTTCCGATCGCAGACATTTCGAGCCGCTGGCTCGCAAGTTCGACCTCACGCTCGTACCCGCGCCGCCGGAATCGCAGGCTCGGGAATGA
- a CDS encoding serine/threonine-protein kinase, producing the protein MIGTKLGPYEITAKLGEGGMGEVYRATDTRLKREVAIKVLPPAFTEDRERLARFEREAQLLAQLNHPNIAQIFGLETSGATHALVMELVPGPTLAERLESGPLPPTESLSFALQIAQALEEAHDKGIVHRDLKPQNIKASSEGRAKVLDFGLAKAMEATPGSASAADLARSPTLANSPTLTAAHGTQMGVILGTAAYMSPEQAAGKPIDRRTDIWAFGVLLWEMLAGRRLFEAESVAETLGAVFHQPLDLVALPASTPAAVRQLVKRCLERDPKTRLRDIGEARIVLTAAIAAASEAGAAAGGFPVSTSSHSHAMTVSQGSSMARWWPWLAAALATVAALAIVALIVKIQGTGSLPDSGSAATGRQIAVAVAPPAGHVLAAGDAPILDLARDGSAVAFEAEGPDGRQLFLRRIDLAEVVPIAGTLGASHPFFSPDGRSLGFFDRGRIRKVALAGGPVIDVTSVNANRGATWTDGGWIVYTQTFNTGLQKVREAGGRSEPLTTLDPKGTERSHRWPTAIPGTPWVLFTVGVSNSPNFYDDSRIDAVNLQSGERKPVFDGAWMARFAPPGTLLVQRRGALLALPFDPLHAEVLGEERVVLDNVGGEPSSGAGFFAGGEGGSLAYVPTEALVEETTVVIVEADGASSRLPLPEKRFWYPRFSPDGRSLLLDVGSGQGADDELWRYDLAPQRMSRVSFVAGSAIASWSPDGEWIAYTGGTADRSSKVFRKRVDGSAGEELVWDGQDLASAADWTPDGQAIIGTDLRGELGLYHVPIDGSESRRIVAAPGGQYSAAFDPSGRFLAYTSIETGVDEIFISTYPEGGGKWQISTEGGQMPVWTRDGKSVLYVKGDTLLAVDIETGGAFRSATPRELRRGPYILRTAPFRNYDTGPGGRLALVTRRTDVPAMRQVEVLIGWDRSPASPPRP; encoded by the coding sequence ATGATCGGAACGAAGCTCGGCCCCTACGAGATCACCGCCAAGCTCGGCGAAGGCGGCATGGGCGAGGTCTATCGGGCGACCGACACCCGGCTGAAGCGCGAAGTCGCGATCAAGGTTCTGCCCCCTGCCTTCACCGAAGACAGGGAGCGCCTGGCGCGCTTCGAGCGCGAGGCGCAGCTCCTCGCGCAGTTGAACCACCCGAACATCGCCCAGATCTTCGGGCTCGAGACCAGCGGCGCGACGCACGCTCTCGTCATGGAGCTCGTCCCCGGCCCGACGCTCGCCGAACGCCTCGAATCCGGGCCTCTTCCCCCTACTGAGAGCCTTTCCTTCGCGCTGCAGATCGCGCAGGCGCTCGAAGAGGCCCACGACAAGGGGATCGTGCATCGCGATCTCAAGCCCCAGAACATCAAGGCTTCCAGTGAAGGAAGGGCCAAGGTCCTCGACTTCGGCCTGGCCAAGGCGATGGAGGCGACTCCCGGTTCCGCTTCTGCGGCCGATCTGGCGCGCTCGCCGACTCTCGCGAACTCACCCACCCTCACCGCGGCGCACGGGACGCAGATGGGGGTCATCCTCGGCACGGCGGCGTACATGTCGCCCGAGCAGGCGGCGGGAAAGCCAATCGACCGCCGGACCGACATCTGGGCCTTCGGCGTCCTGCTCTGGGAGATGCTCGCCGGTCGGCGGCTGTTCGAGGCCGAGAGCGTGGCCGAGACCCTCGGCGCCGTATTCCACCAGCCGCTCGACCTCGTCGCCCTCCCCGCTTCGACGCCAGCGGCCGTCCGCCAGCTCGTTAAGCGCTGTCTGGAGCGCGATCCGAAGACGCGGCTGCGCGACATCGGCGAAGCGCGCATCGTTCTCACCGCGGCGATCGCCGCGGCGAGTGAAGCCGGGGCCGCAGCCGGCGGCTTCCCGGTTTCCACAAGTTCGCACAGTCACGCCATGACGGTTTCGCAGGGCTCATCGATGGCACGGTGGTGGCCCTGGCTGGCCGCGGCCCTCGCGACGGTCGCCGCTCTCGCGATCGTTGCCCTGATCGTGAAAATCCAGGGAACAGGATCCCTCCCCGACTCCGGATCGGCCGCGACCGGGCGGCAGATCGCCGTCGCCGTAGCGCCGCCCGCGGGTCACGTTCTCGCCGCCGGCGACGCTCCGATCCTCGATCTCGCTCGCGACGGCAGCGCGGTGGCATTCGAAGCCGAAGGTCCGGACGGCCGCCAGCTCTTCCTGCGCCGCATCGACCTCGCCGAGGTGGTGCCGATCGCCGGCACCCTCGGCGCCTCGCACCCATTCTTCTCGCCGGACGGCCGCTCGCTCGGCTTCTTCGACAGGGGCAGGATCCGCAAGGTCGCGCTCGCCGGCGGACCGGTGATCGACGTCACTTCGGTCAACGCCAATCGCGGCGCCACCTGGACGGACGGCGGCTGGATCGTCTATACGCAGACTTTCAACACCGGGCTTCAGAAAGTGCGCGAGGCCGGAGGGCGGTCGGAGCCGCTGACGACTCTCGACCCGAAAGGAACCGAGCGCAGCCATCGCTGGCCGACCGCGATTCCCGGAACGCCCTGGGTGCTGTTCACCGTCGGCGTCTCGAACAGCCCGAACTTCTACGACGACTCGCGCATCGACGCCGTGAACCTTCAGAGTGGCGAGCGCAAGCCGGTTTTCGACGGCGCCTGGATGGCGCGCTTCGCGCCGCCCGGGACGCTGCTCGTGCAGCGCCGCGGGGCGCTTCTCGCGCTGCCTTTCGATCCGTTGCACGCCGAGGTCCTCGGCGAGGAGAGAGTGGTACTCGACAACGTCGGCGGCGAGCCCTCCAGCGGCGCCGGCTTTTTTGCCGGGGGCGAAGGCGGGAGTCTCGCCTACGTGCCGACCGAGGCGCTGGTCGAGGAGACGACGGTGGTGATCGTCGAAGCGGACGGCGCCTCGTCCCGCCTGCCGCTGCCGGAGAAGCGGTTCTGGTATCCGCGCTTTTCGCCCGACGGCCGTTCGCTCCTCCTCGATGTCGGGTCGGGCCAGGGTGCCGACGACGAGCTCTGGCGCTACGACCTCGCTCCGCAGCGGATGTCGCGGGTCTCTTTCGTCGCCGGTTCGGCGATCGCCAGCTGGTCGCCGGACGGCGAGTGGATCGCCTATACCGGGGGTACGGCGGACCGCTCCAGCAAGGTCTTCCGCAAGCGCGTCGACGGTTCCGCCGGGGAAGAGCTCGTCTGGGACGGCCAGGACCTGGCCTCGGCGGCGGATTGGACGCCCGACGGCCAGGCGATCATCGGCACCGACTTGCGCGGCGAGCTCGGGCTCTACCACGTACCGATCGACGGCAGCGAGAGCCGCCGGATCGTAGCCGCACCGGGAGGTCAGTACAGCGCCGCCTTCGACCCCAGCGGCCGCTTCCTCGCCTACACTTCGATCGAAACGGGGGTCGATGAGATCTTCATCTCGACCTATCCCGAAGGCGGCGGCAAGTGGCAGATCTCGACCGAGGGCGGCCAGATGCCGGTCTGGACGCGCGATGGCAAGAGCGTCCTCTACGTCAAGGGGGACACCCTCCTCGCGGTCGACATCGAGACCGGAGGCGCCTTCCGCTCGGCGACGCCGCGCGAGCTCCGCCGCGGGCCCTACATCCTGCGCACCGCGCCGTTCCGC